Below is a window of Bos indicus isolate NIAB-ARS_2022 breed Sahiwal x Tharparkar chromosome 19, NIAB-ARS_B.indTharparkar_mat_pri_1.0, whole genome shotgun sequence DNA.
atatgcagagtacatcatgaaaaatgctgggctggaagaagcacaagctggaatcaagatttccaggagaaatatcaataacctcagatatgcagatgataccacccttattgcagaaagtgaagaggaactcaaaagcctcttgatgaaattgaaagaggagagtgaaaaagttggcttaaaacccaacattcagaaaactaagatcatggcatctggtcccatcaggtcatggcaaatagatggggaaacagtggaaacagtgtcagactttattttttgagctccaaaatcactgcagatggtgactgcagccatgaaattaaaagacgcttactccttggaaggaaagttatgaccaacctagatagcatattcaaaagcagagacgttactttgccaacaaaggttcgtctagtcaaggctatggtttttcctgtggtcatgtatggatgtgagagttggactgtgaagaaggctgagcaccgaagacttgatgcttttgaactgtggtgttggagaagactctggagagtcccttggtccctgcaaggagatccaaccagtccattctgaaggagatcagccctgggatttctttggaaggaatgatgctaaagctgaaactccagtactttggccacctcatgcaaagagttgactcattggaaaagactctgatgctgggagggattgggggcaggaggagaaggggacaacagaggatgagatggctggatgacatcactgactcgatggacatgagtctgagtgaactccaggagttggtgatggacagggaggcctggcatgctgcgattcatggggtcgcaaagaatcagacacaactgagtgattgaactgaactgaactgaactgaactgaatgagactggatgccatgatcttaactttttttaatattgagtttcaagccagctttttcactctcctctttgattctcatcaagaggctctttagttcctcttcactttctgcctttagagtgatTTTTCCTGGCAATACTGGTTcctgcttgtgattcatccagccctgtaTGCAAGATACTTCAGAGGCCTTCTAAATTATCCCAAATTTACTTGGAAATCGAAAGAACTTTAATTGAAATTTGGTATTTGGGACACTTGTCAAAAAGTTTTCAAAGTATGTGGTCAAATAAGATCTTTAGTCCCTGTGAGACAATACTTATTCCTTATTGAAAGTAACAAGAGATCTCAAAAGCAAAGCAAATCATTCAGAGGCAAATAAACACAATATCTGTTGTCAAAAGCAGCATTTCTAGAATACTTTGGAGGGAGACACCAAATTCAGTCTTGTTCTAGCCCATTCCTAACAAAATCCATTTACCCAGCTAAATTCAATCCAATCTTAGAAAATCCTGATCATACATAACTCTTTTTAGTACTTTTTCATTCCTCGATCTACTAGGACTTGTTCCCTCAGGGTCAGAAAGCCGTTTGATCAAGCTTGGTTTTACTAACTGTATATGCACGAAAAAAAAACTAGTTTTGAAACcagtttttaagagttttatctAAACCAACTTTATCTTATGTCTAAACAAAATTGGTGACCACACAATGTTACCCCATGTCACAAGGCAGAATGGCTATCACAAATCACAACACAGAActcaaagtataaaatacacacagaTCCAGATGTTCTCATCAAACATTTCCTAAAATATAAGATTGCAGTCTCTCAGGAAACCTCCTTCAGAGACatgaacttcagatccaagtatgAATAGAGTATATGGAAATATCTCAGGTCTTCAAGATttgaaagggaggaaaggaggccaggttgaaagaagagggGGGTGGTAGAGGGACTAAGGGGTGCCCTTACAGACACCTGGTGGTCACTTGCAGATGCCCAGGTGTTGTGAGACTTTCCCCTGGGCTTCCAAGAAGGGAGGATGGGAACCCAACCCTACCAGAAACTACAGGCCAGATACCAGACCTGAACCAGAGTCAGAGTTCCCTGCCCACCAGAGGTGATCAGGTATCAACCCTCAGAGCAGGCTGAGGCCCTTcaaccagactcctgtgtccaggaccaagacagaagaaaaaataggagGATAGGAGGGattgaaaagaggaagagagagagaaggggaaagaggtCAATAAAATCTCCTGTTCCTTCCCTGGTCAAGGCACTCTGGCCAGCCATCCacgtcaggaggagaccagggacaaaatGGCCCCAGCTGTGGCCCCTGGGTCTGGTCCACCAGTGTGGGTGAGCTGGTCTCCGAGTACCCCGAGTGGTCGGGATGTCAGTTGTAGCGAAGAAGAGATCCCACCAGAGTCGCcattttgttgcaggaagggaaaCCTCTTCCAGGGTCTGAGAGTGGGCTCTtatttaacattcagaaatggATTATCTGAGGAGACatacatgctgacaaagcaagagtcTTTATTGGAAAAGGACACCCAGATACAGAGCCGAAGGGCAAGGGAACCCAGGGAACTGGCTCCCAATCTCAGATTTTATGGTAATggggttagtttctgggttgtctctggctaATCATtttgactcagagtccttcctggcgGTGCGTGCCTCGcacagccaagatggattccagtgaaaaggattctgggaggtaaGCAGGACATGTGGACTGGCATGTcatctctccttttgacctttcctgaattcttccagtTAGTGGTAGCTTGTAGTTCTGAGTTCCTTACCAATACCTCCTGTTGTAAGATAATTCATGCAAGGGACTACTGTTTTGCCTGGCCAAATCGGGTGGCTCCTCTAACACTGCCATTGGAAATGCCACATGAGTGGCTCTGTCTTGGGTTTGAAGTGTTTACAAGGAATGATGTTCTTTGaatttcactttcttcctctgtgaCATGGGGATGCCCATGGAAGCAACTCCACAGGCTTGTGAGCCTTCAGTGAGATGATTCATATAAAGTACAAGCACAGGACCTGCCAGACAATTTCATTGTGTCATTCTGTCAagtattgtcattattattgtaCAGAGTCTCTCTTTAATAATCTTGCAGCATCTGTTCTTACAATGCCTATTCAGCAAGACATTACAGGCCTTAATTATGCTTTGCTTCATATTGGAAACTCAAAGTACTGCAATAACAAGCCAATTGTATTGTGTTATACAATTTCTGTAGTTAAATTCCTTTTCTGTGCTGAGTATTCCACTGCCTCATATTCCCAATTCAGATGCATCCCAATGGGAGGATGGGACTAGAAGCTTCAACTAGTCCATTAAAAACTTAAGAGGGGACGGATAAATTAGAAGGttaagattaacagatacacactactgtatataaaatagataaataacaaagacctacagtatagcacagggaactctattccaTGCCTTGTAATACCtgtattagtcacttagtcgtgtccaactctttgcaaccccatggactgtagcctaccaggctcctctgcccatggaattctccaggcaagaatactgaagtgggtggctaatcccttctccagggaaccttcctgacccagggatcaaaccctggtctcctgcattgccggtggattctttaccatttgagccaatacctataatagaaaagaaactgaaagagaatAGACATTTGTAtacacgtataactgaatcactttgctgtacacctaaaataacacagcattgtaaatcaactatacttcaagaaaaacataaataaataaaatttttaaaaaatttaacttggGAACCAAGGCTACAAATGCACTGGATCAGTATGTGagaaatctgtgtctcctttgctgtggaAGGAAGTGTAGATTGTatggtctctctttttttcctttcagctttactgatatataattgacatatagcactgtacATGTTAAAGGTATAAAACTCAATGATGTGACTTACAtccattgtgaaatgattatcaccgTAAGTTGAgtgaacatctatcatctcatagAGATACAACAgtgaagaaatataagaaaatgtttctGCTTGTGATGAGAACCCTTAAGATTGTCTGTCTTAACCACTTTCACTGTTTACATGTAGTGGTCTTAGTTATCTTtacatattgtatattatatatagaagcATTATAAAGTATATGATACACATTCACGGCAAATTATTTGATAACCAAGAAATCTCCAAATCTGCTAAATGTCAAAAATTGAagtttggttaaataaattataaaccaTTCAtataacagaattttttaaaagaaaaagaggttaCTAACCTAGAAAATGCTCCAAGACATAACATTACATgaataaagcaaaacaatacatataaatatttctgcaaaaaagtatatatttgtatatatacatatatgtgtacataaaaGCATAAGAAAAGGGCATGGAAAAATACATAGCAAATATTGATAGGTAATAGGTAATATTGattaaatattgattaaaatagGTAATATTGATTGCTTCCTGAAAGGTTACTCAGGATATATCTGTATTGTTGGAATTATTGACCACAATCAGGTGTTTGCTGTGTGAAAAGGAAGTTTGACAGATTATGTTAACTCAATGGCAGTGATCAAGTCCAGCTCACTTTTTGAGAGGAATTCGAGAGTCCTCTCTTGCCAACAGTGTAGCTCCAAACTCTCCTGCAAGCTGTCTGGAGCTGTCCAGCCCTGGCCCCACAATCAGGGCTACAGTATACAGCGTCCTGGGGTCCAGCCAGCCATCTTGGGTTTGGATCAGGGCTTCCCCTTTGCTGTGCTGGGTGGGGCCATTGATCTCCACCCCACACTGAGCTCGCTCCCTGGGAACCCTGGTCCCTCCTTCAGACCAAGGAGTCATTCCTGGGGGCTTGTATCCTTTGAACATGCTGAGATTCCCAGATGCTAATGTGAGCTCTCTGCCTGAGACGGACAGGCTGAATCCTCCTTTCTTGGCTGGCTTAGTCTTTCTCTGCTCTTGGGTAGCAGGCTTCCCCACAGGAGGTCCTAAGGTGCTTATCTGAGCTCTGATCACCAACGATAAAGTCGCTTTCTCTTCATTTCCACGGTCATTCAGCTTTTACCTGCATATGCCTCTCTCAGAGATTTTGTAATTGGGATGGGAAAGTGGGCAGGCTCCTTCCACAGACCCCTGAGGAGGCTTTCGTGTCTTTCTCCTGTAGTTCTGCTCATGTAGGTCACCCACTCAGCCTTCTCTCCAGGAATTTCTTGGTATGGAGCAGGGTAGCCTCAGAGACCACCAGCCATCAAGATAGACCATGTCTCTCAAATCTCAAGGGCTCCAGCCAGCTTGTGATTTGGCAACATCCATCCCCTTAGATGACTGATTTCACTACCATTGTGGTTCCACCCTCATGCCTAGCTGAGGCTCCAAAGCACACATTTACCATCCTTGTGTAACTGGACCTGCTGGAGACCCCAGATGGGCCCTCACAATGCCTAGCTTCAAAATTTCAGCTCTCACTGTGCAATTCTAAGTTACATGGAGAGAATTCTTTTCTTTGACCATGGTTCCTAAAGGGACCAGGGACCAAAGCCAAGTTGTGATGCAGCAAGGAAAGAAAGGCTAAAAAATGTTCCCAGACTCTCCAGTTTTGTATTTGCATATCCAAGAAACCATTCCCTAATCCTTGAAAACAGTTGTGAAATAGAACAAAGAAACTAGAATATCCTGGGACACTCCCTGGAGAGCTTACATTTTAATACTCTTCCTGTTCTACTGCCTCTCACCTCACCCTCTTTTCTGGTGACACTGAGAGTATAAATTGGGGCTGGGCTCTGCCCCTGCACCACACCAGAGGCCAACATGAAGACAGGCACCGTCTTTGTTCTGCTGGCTTTCCTCGTCATGGGGCTGGAGGTGGCCTGGGCTCAGAAGTCTCCTGTCAAAGGTGAGGGTGCTGAGGGGACCCTAGCTGACAGCAGAGAAGGCTCAGAGCCCAGTGTTAGACCTGAGGGTGGTTTTGCCTGGAAGCAACCAGGTCCCCACAGCAGAGTGGGGATTGGCATTGATTAGATGCCTTTTCTTTGATCTAAATGAGCACTCATCCTGTGTGTCCCATTCTCCCTATCAGACTGTGTTGGGTCTGCTTAGAAATTGGGGGTAAAGGGTACGTTTTCTCTCTAGTTAGGACCTGGGCCTTGTGAGTGGGACCCCAGAGGAAGTTGGGGGACAAATGGAATGTGTGAGGCAGGGAATGGTGATCTCTGTAAGCAGAGGCTTTTCTAGAATCTTCTTATAAAGTGGGAAGAAGAGGGTTATGACTGTGCAGGTTTCTTATCTTCTGAGACCCGAGCAGCCTTCAGAGAAAGGGGAGCATTCTCCTAAGGCACAGACTGTGGGCTCCATGGGAGAGGAGCAGTGGAGGCTCGGGGAGGAGTCCAGAGCACAAAGGAAACAACAGAAGAGGCAGCAGTCCTGCCTGTGATGGAGGCTTCAGACCTCCAGCGTCTGTCCTCAGGCCTGTCTTAGTGACTGCGCCACACGCCAAACACCATCCTGTGTTTCAGGACAAAGGAAACCTGGATTCTGCCCAGAGGTGCCCAAAGGTACTGTGGGAATTTGTGTTGAACTGTGCTCAGGAGATTATTCCTGTCCTGGGAGAGCGAAATGCTGCAGCAATGGGTGTGGTCATGTCTGCAAAGCTGCTGTCTTCAAAGTGAGTACAAATCAGGCAAGAGCTGGCCAAGGGGTGCACCCAACTCTCAAGTGGACTTTGCTCACATGTCCACCGCATGGGAGAGTCTGGAAAACTCCCAGAGAAGGGGGTTGGAAACATGGCCAAAAGACAGCTGGCCCACATTATCTGAGGCCTCATCCTAAACGAGGAGCCCTGTCCCAGGACAACGCTGATCGGTTCAGTTGAGACAAGTATCCATGATACAGATTCACAGGTCATTCTTAACCAAGGTTTTCtcactttatttctccttcctcaCCAAAGGGATTTAACTCTTCCTGGAAAATGGAACATCccgggaggaagaaggaagggaaagggaatCCCTAGGGATTGAGTATCTCCTGTGTCAGGCATGCATTGTTCAGGAATTGAAACAAAAAGACAGATACAACAGGATAAATGAGACAGACATAGATAAATAATCTAAACGTAGGGTGACCAGTGCCTTGTACAGATTTCTCGTACAATCTGTGGGAGAAAGAGAGTGGTTATGGGCTTTACCTAAAGGGAGAGAGATTGGGAAAGTTGTCAGAGAGTAGAGAACATTGAGTGAGAGAATACAGGGTGCAGAAAGTTagcaggaggaaggcagggcagtTGAGAGGGTGAGAGGAGTATGGGTCTTCCATTGGAGACAAGGAAGTGATGGTGGCAGGAAGGGGTTGCAGCATCTCAGGGGGATGGTGGAGGGCCATCCATGCCAGAGTCCAGTGAGGAGAGAGAGCCTCCTGCTGAAGGGTTTGGTAAAGTGCTGGATGTTTCTAAGCACAGTTAATGTCATgatcaaatttgtatttttagaagGTTGGCTCTGGTGGCCTTGGGAAAGCTGGACTGAACAGTGATTGAGCATGCCTGAAGAACAGCACCTGAAGATTTTTTATGAATCCACAAATTCAATGCTTGGCATAACAAGGCTTCCATATCCATTCCTTGCTCTTTCCTTTGCCTGGAATTGTAGCCCTGGAGGATAAAGATCTAAAATGGTGCAGTGGCTGCTTTCTAAAAACACTTGTGTTCAAAATAAACTAAATCTGTGGCATAGTTTGGGCTGTGTCTGTCTTTCCATTTAGGCATTCTGGTGGATCTTCTTTGGCTAGCAGGACCATATGTGTGCTCTGCAGTGGGTGCATGAATACAGGGCACTCAGAAAACCAATAGATCAGACTCAAGTTCCTCCCAGCTagctcctttcctccttccacaTCTCTGTCTCTAGACAGGGCAGAGGCTCAAGAGTATTTTCTCAAGTGTCCTGTAAAGATGACTTTGtcaaacaacaaaatgaatcagtatGTAGCACGTAGTAGGCCTATTGCAGCAGCTTGTATTAGGGCAAGACTCCAGAGG
It encodes the following:
- the LOC109574155 gene encoding WAP four-disulfide core domain protein 18-like, whose protein sequence is MKTGTVFVLLAFLVMGLEVAWAQKSPVKGQRKPGFCPEVPKGTVGICVELCSGDYSCPGRAKCCSNGCGHVCKAAVFKKVGSGGLGKAGLNSD